The window TAGCGCCGCGACGGCTCTTGGCATAGGTGTCGAACGCCACGGCCAGCACGATAATTAACCCGGTGATGATCTGTTGGTAGTAGGCCGATACGTTCATCAACACCAGTCCGTTAATCAGGATCCCCATGATGATCGAGCCGATAATGGTGCCGCTGATCCGGCCGTAGCCGCCCATCAGCGAGGTGCCGCCGATGACCACCGAGGCGATGACGCGCAGCTCGAAGGTGATCCCCGCGACCGCTTCTGCGCTGCCGAGACGGGCGCTGAGAATAAAGCCCGCCAGACCAGCCAGACAGCCAATCACGACGTAAACGCTGACCAGCACTCGCTGCACATTCACCCCAGCCAGACGCGCAGCTTCGGTGTTGCCGCCAATGGCGTAGACGAAGCGGCCCCAACGGGTTTTATGCAGCGCCAGATAGCCCAGCAAGGCGACCAGCGCGAAGATCCAGATCGGCACCGAAATACCGAGAATCTCGCCCCGCCCCCACCAGCGATAGCCGGGGTCAAAACCAGCAATCGGCGCGCCGTCGTTCATCACCAGCGTTAACCCGCGCCAGATCGTCATCCCGCCCAGCGTAACGATAAACGGCGGCAGACGCAGTTTGGTTACCCCTAAACCATGCAGGAAACCAATGAAGGTACCCATTGCCAGACAGATGCCCAACGCAACCAGCCAGCTCAAGCCGAACCAAGCATCAGGATCAACGGTGGTGAAGTTGTCGCCTTTAATTACCGAAGCGGCGGTGATGGCACACACTGCCAGAATTGAGCCGACGGACAGGTCGATCCCGGCGGTCAGAATGACGAACGTCATCCCTACCGCCATGATGCCGTAGATGGAAACTTCGGTCAGGATGTTGGTGATGTT is drawn from Pectobacterium aroidearum and contains these coding sequences:
- a CDS encoding ABC transporter permease — translated: MSQQPLSKSITPSNPRGRFDPIAFFERFGVFIFMILLLIFFQSQNSNFLSERNITNILTEVSIYGIMAVGMTFVILTAGIDLSVGSILAVCAITAASVIKGDNFTTVDPDAWFGLSWLVALGICLAMGTFIGFLHGLGVTKLRLPPFIVTLGGMTIWRGLTLVMNDGAPIAGFDPGYRWWGRGEILGISVPIWIFALVALLGYLALHKTRWGRFVYAIGGNTEAARLAGVNVQRVLVSVYVVIGCLAGLAGFILSARLGSAEAVAGITFELRVIASVVIGGTSLMGGYGRISGTIIGSIIMGILINGLVLMNVSAYYQQIITGLIIVLAVAFDTYAKSRRGAI